One Campylobacter concisus DNA window includes the following coding sequences:
- the fabG gene encoding 3-oxoacyl-ACP reductase FabG → MSKRVLITGSSRGIGASIARCLAGEYEVVLHARSKSDELLKMASELGAKFMTFDVADTAAAKEAIEADMEANGVYYGVILNAGITRDNTFVGLSDEEWFDVIDVNLNGFYNVLRPALMPMIRARKPARIVTLSSVSGVIGNRGQVNYSASKAGIIGASKALAVELASRGITVNCVAPGLIKTDMSEEILNSDFLDEVLKAIPAKRAGEADEVAGLVKFLLSGEASYITRQVVGVNGGLC, encoded by the coding sequence GTGAGTAAGAGAGTATTGATAACTGGATCAAGTAGAGGCATAGGAGCTAGCATTGCTAGGTGTCTTGCTGGCGAATACGAAGTGGTGCTTCACGCAAGAAGTAAGAGCGATGAGCTTTTAAAGATGGCTAGTGAGCTTGGGGCTAAATTTATGACATTTGACGTGGCTGACACTGCTGCGGCAAAAGAGGCCATAGAGGCCGACATGGAGGCAAATGGCGTCTATTACGGCGTTATTTTAAACGCTGGCATAACAAGGGATAATACCTTTGTGGGGCTAAGTGACGAAGAGTGGTTTGATGTGATAGATGTAAATTTAAATGGCTTTTACAACGTCCTAAGACCAGCACTAATGCCCATGATAAGGGCTAGAAAGCCAGCTAGGATAGTGACACTAAGCTCTGTTTCAGGGGTCATTGGCAACAGAGGTCAGGTGAATTACTCAGCTAGCAAAGCTGGCATCATAGGTGCTAGCAAAGCCCTTGCAGTCGAGCTTGCCAGCAGGGGCATAACAGTAAACTGCGTGGCACCAGGGCTTATAAAGACAGATATGAGCGAAGAAATTTTAAATAGCGACTTTTTAGATGAGGTGCTAAAGGCCATACCTGCAAAAAGAGCTGGCGAGGCAGATGAGGTGGCAGGACTTGTTAAATTTCTACTAAGTGGCGAAGCTAGCTACATCACAAGACAGGTCGTCGGCGTAAATGGAGGACTTTGCTAA
- a CDS encoding thioester dehydrase produces MMISDYLPHSSAITLIDEILEFIPCESIKVRSVINEQNPFLEDGKFMTQKAIEMMAQSLGIYDSKMRELRGEKAIFGFLLGSRKFEIFRPYFKVGDEIVIISKCSIQDESGFGVYDSELFVNGELGARAVLNVMSPDEEFVKKALSE; encoded by the coding sequence ATGATGATAAGTGATTATTTGCCGCACAGCAGCGCCATAACCTTGATCGATGAAATTTTGGAATTTATCCCTTGCGAGAGCATAAAAGTAAGAAGCGTGATAAATGAGCAAAATCCCTTTTTAGAAGATGGTAAATTTATGACGCAAAAGGCGATAGAGATGATGGCTCAAAGCCTTGGGATTTACGACTCAAAAATGCGTGAGCTGCGCGGCGAGAAGGCGATATTTGGCTTTTTACTTGGTAGTAGAAAATTTGAAATTTTTAGGCCATATTTTAAAGTGGGCGATGAGATAGTGATCATCTCAAAGTGCTCGATCCAAGATGAGAGTGGATTTGGCGTTTATGACAGCGAGCTTTTTGTAAATGGTGAGCTTGGCGCAAGGGCGGTTTTAAACGTGATGAGCCCTGATGAAGAATTTGTAAAAAAGGCACTTAGTGAGTAA